Genomic segment of Nyctibius grandis isolate bNycGra1 chromosome 34 unlocalized genomic scaffold, bNycGra1.pri SUPER_34_unloc_4, whole genome shotgun sequence:
AACCCCCAAACACCCGAAGCCCCCCACTTAGCGCCCCTAAACCCCGCTCCATgccccccccagtgctcccaacCCCCCCTCACTCTGTccgagccccctccccacccccgcACCCCAATTTTACCCCCCCCTTTACCCCCACAGCCCCAGTAGGGGGCAgcctcccacccctcctccctcctcaccaccaccacaaaaccCCCCGTaactcccccaaacccccccgagacccccccccaccatTTTGGGGGTGctacaccccccccccccaatcaTTTCAGACCTCCAATCCGAGGACGACCCTTCCCCATGTGCCTTCTTGGGCCACGGCCGCGCCTGCCTGCAGAACAACCTCTCCACCAGCACCCGAGTGTCGCTCACATCACCCCACACACCACTGAGGGGTGGATTTAgggtccccccccaccccaagtcccccccaaatcccccccacCCATGTCCCACCCCCCGTCACAGATGCAGGACGCGATGGGCCACGAGCTCCCTTGGATTTACTTCGTCAGCCTCGTCATTTTTGGCTCCTTCTTCGTCCTCAACTtggtgctgggggtgctgagCAGGTGAGCGTGTGGTTAGCGTGTGGTTAGTGTGTCGTTAGCGTGTCAAGGGGGTGTCACACGTGtgttcccccccaccccagggagtTCTCCAAGGAGCGGGAGAAGGCCAAAGCCTGCGGAGATTTCCAGAAGcagcaagagaagcagcagctggaggaagatCTTCGGGGCTACATGGACTGGATCACCCAGGCCGAGGACGTGGAGGGCGACGACGACGACGGCGAGCATGAGAAGCACCGTAAGGGGGtgcagaggtggggaggggggggtcagtggtggggagggggggtcacagggaccccctccccaccctcagCATGCCAAAACCTGCatggacccccccaccccccaggcCTGACGGCCGAGGAGCTGATGGGCAAGCGGAAGCTGCGGCTGAAGTGGCTGCGACACGCCAGTCACTCTACCGACACCCACGGTAACGACCCCCCCCTGCCGCCACCTCGGGGTGTCCCTCCCACACCCTAAATTTCCTAACTGAGGTGGGGGTCCCCTCCCTGGCGCTGACCTTTGACCACCCCACCCCCTACCCCAGCCAGCCTCCCCGGCAGCGAGACCACGTCGGTGAACACCGAGACGGTGGGCGAGGAGGAGGCGTAGCCGACCGCCTGCGACCGCTGCCTGTgagcccctgcaccccccagagcccccccaaggccccccaggacccccacagccccccccagagccccccaggacccccataGCCCCCCCCATGGCCCCCCAGTACCTCCCATAGCCCCTGAGAACCCCCCGCACAGATCCCtggtgggaccccccccaggaccccaaaacTGACCCTGGGacccctccagctccccaaaactgccccccccagctcctcagGGCCATCTGGGACCCTCTAACCCCCCCTAGAACACCAACACCCACCACAACACCCCTATAACCCCCCCCCCAGCTACCCCATGACCACCGAGACCCGCCCCCCATCGTCTCCCATGCGACCCCCCCCAAAATTTTGGGGGTAACTCgacacttttttcctccccaggaGCAAAATCGCAAAGACAAAATTCGGGTGAGTtgcagggggggaaaaaatagggaAGGGGGGCACACAGTGGAGGCCCCCCACAAATCCCTCTCACCCACCACCTCCCACCTGACCAGGGTGTCTCTGTCACCCCAACACCTCCTTTCTGTCCCCGAAATCCCCCTCCGATCACCTCTCTGTACCCCCAAATGCCCCCTACCCTCAaattcccccccacccccaaatccTCTCGGTACCCCCAAACCTCCCgtacccccaaacccccctatACCCCCAGAGGTGCCTCCCACCCCCAACCGCTCCGCCACCGTGTGACACGCACGTAAGAGAGGAGCAAAGGGCGAGAGAACGAGAGCGGGAGGAAGCGTAGGAGAAGGAGGACAACACACGGAACCACGTGTCGCACGgtagctttgcttttcttaatgaGAACTTCACCTAGTCCACGAGAACTTCTACTTCACAAGAACTTCACCTACTTCACAACAACGAATCTACGATGAACGAGAAATGCCCGTAACGCTACCGTGTTGCCACGCCGACCCCATGGTTTGCGGCAGCGTGTCCCACGTCGCCGTGGGGGACGGGGTTGTGGCTGGGGGCAGTAAGGCGGGCGgtcggggggcggcggggcctgcCAACAGGGACAGTCGTAGGTCAGGAGGAAGCATAGGATGAGGACAGTCACGATGAGGACGAGTGTAACGATGACGCAGATGAAGTGCACCAGCATCATGGCGCTCTCGTCCTGCGGCTTGATCGGCATTGGGGTTTGATCCGTGGGTCGCGGCCCTCGGGGTTGGTTCCGGGGGTGATGTGGCCACCGGTGGCCTGGTCCAGCGGTGTGAACTGAAAGGAGGCTTTGAGTTGGTAAGTGAAACCAACTGACCCAACCCCCAACAGCAACAACCCACCCCACCCTCCCCCGGCAGCCATTTTTCCTGTACGACGACCCACCCCCCAGGATCAATGAGCTCAAACCTCCCCCCCAAGggccccacccctccccctcgGGCACCCCCTGGTGCCACCATCACCCACCCCAAGGCCTGAGGGTCCCCCACACACacggggacacacacacacgtgtgccACGTGTGTCACACCCCCCCCGTCACCCCCAGGGCTACGGCAGCTCCGAGACGTGGCGCCTGGGGGCCTCGTCCCGCACCTGGGCCGCGGCACTCCCTGCCCGCGGCCACGTCCTCTACGCCCCCCTCATCCTGGTGGAGGGGGACCCCCGTCGTCGGGGGTGGCGGATGGCAGGGGGGGACACGTGATGTCCCCCCCTTCTCCCGCTGGTTCATGGGGGACCGCGAgcccccccggtcccccccgGCGCCTGCGGCCCCCGCGACGCGCTGCCCCGCGGCTCCGCCGACAGCCTGGTGGAGGCGGTGAGTGACCCTGGGGGTgggcgggtgggggggggaggcaCACAGAGGGTGGGGTGTCACCCTCCCCCCTGTGTCACCCAGGTCCTCATCTCGGaggagctggggctcttcaCCCGTGACGCCAAGTTCGTGGCCGTGGCCAAGTGCGAGATCGCCGACGCCCGCGACATGACGATGGACGAGATGGAGAGCGCCACCGCCGACCTCCTCACCCGCCACTGGCGACCCCCCACCACCAGGCCCCCACCCCCACAAACGACCCTCTACGTCTACAGCGATGAGGAGCCGCTGCGGCCGCCTGCCAAGGAGGAGCTGGCCGACGAGATGGCCTGTGTCGGGGGGCTCTAGGACCCCCTAGCCCCCTCCTCTGTGTGCCGGGGGTCTCTAGGACCCCATATCCCCCATCCTCTGTGTGCCGGGGGTCTCTAGGACCCGCcccccctgtgctggggggctCTAGGACCCCCTATCCCTCTCCTCTGTGGGCTGGGTGGCTCTAGGACCCACCCCGCCTGTGCCGGGGGGCTCTAGGACCAGGTATCCCCACCCCCGTGTGCTGGGGGGCTCTAGGACCTGCCCCACCCCTGTGCCGGGGTCTCTAGGACCCCGTATCCCCCTCTGTATGTCAGGGGGCTCTAGGGCCTGACCCCCCCACCCTGTGCTGGGGGGCTCTAGGATCCTCTATCCCCCTCCTCTGTGGGCTGGGTGGCTCTAGGACCCACCCCGCCTGTGCCGGGGGGCTCTAGGACCCGGTATCCCCACCCCCATGTGCTGGGGGGCTCTAGGACCCGCCcccccctgtgctggggggctCGAGGACCTGCACCCCCCCTTCACCAGGTTCTCTAGGACCACGTATCCCCCTCTGTATGTCGGGGGGCTCTAGGGCCTGCCCCCCCCCATGTGCTGGGGGGCTCTAGGACCCCCTAGCCCCCCCCCTTCTGGGGGTTGGGGGTCTCTAGGACCCCATATCCCCCCTCCTCTGTGTGCCGGGGGGCTCTAGGGCCCGCcccccctgtgctgggggggctcTAGGACCTGCCCCACCCCTGTGCCGGGGTCTCTAGGACCCCGTATCCCCCTCTGTATGTCAGGGGGCTCTAGggcctgcccccccccgcccccccgtgCTGGGGGGCTCTAGGACCCGGTATCCCCACGCCCGTGTGCTGGGTGGCTCTAGGACCCGccctccctgtgctggggggctCGAGGACCTGCACCCCACCCCCGTGCCAAGGGTCTCTAGGACCCCCTATCCCCCTCCTCTGTGTGTTGGGGGGCTCTAGGATCTGCCCCCCACCATGTGCTGGGGGGCTCTAGGACCCGGTATCCCCACCCCCTGTGTGGGCGGGGCCTAGGACCCGGCTTAGCCCTGCCCCCCTCATGGCGCACGTGTGGCGCTGGGGGGCGCTGGGGAGTTGGGGGGGGGCAAGGGGGGCACACCTCGGGGATGGGGGGGTGACCTCAGGAAAGAAGGGGTTTGCCTCAAAAAAAGGGGCTTTTTCtcaaaaagaagagatttttcctcaaaaaaagcaGGGGGTTACCtcaaaaaagggttttttcctaaaaagagtgtatttcctcaaaaaaagaGGGTTTCCtcctcaaaaaggaaaaagtttctttaaaaaaaaaaaatcctcaaaaaaaagtgtttttcctcaaaaaaaaggggttttacCTCAAAAAAGGAGGGGTTTACCTGAAAAAAGGAGGGGTTTAcctcaaaaaaaagttttgcccCAAAGAAGGACGGTTTTACCTCAGAAAAGGAGGGTTTTACCTCAGAAAAGGGGAGTTTTACCTCATAAAAGGAGGTAAAACCGGTTTACAGCACCCCGGTCCCTGCAGGTTaagggggggggtccccaaaagTTGGGAGGAGGTCCCTAAAATTTGGGGGAGGGTctgataagggacataactccttttcctttttttacttgctatttgatctgggtgtgagctgttctgggggttgagaaattctttaattctttatcttatcagcctgatgtgtaaatgaactgcctaagcatatctcagtagaacaagttgcagaacattaaggtcaTACGAAACCCAtggagaactggtcttgcggtgtgagccaagatgttaccatgcctgtgcaagaagaaaaggtgggaagtgcacagcgaggaagacgtacggccttcatccctgagaccccggcccacgaccgcCAGgaggaactcattataataaagaccgccttctcgGGGAAGGTCATGAATgtgtataggcgtccttgaaatgatgaatatgtaacactttggtacataaatacaagctgaagtACCGCGAAGGCGCGCAcgactttggtgggactaccccccgtgctgcccagcgctgaataaacaaaCCTACTGTACAGCCCTGCCGGgtgtggagtctgttttccgcacgtcattttggcgagccaggcaggagaactCTGCTCGGCTGCGGGATCGACTGAGGAAGCGGACGCCCCTCGGCGCGCCCCGAGCCCTTTTCTCGGAAGGGGCCTCCGATTCCAGCCGCTCACGGCGGGAGCAGACAAGAATCTCCTGAAGCCGCGGATAAATGGtctgtttaacaggggaccggtCGGGAAGCCAGTAAGTCGTTGGGGACGCCCACGcgtggccggggctgctggtAAACCGCGCAGAGACGTCTGGCGTACGGCGTAGTCCCTGTATGGGAGGAGGGTACCCGATGGGGGGATTCGCTGACCGACAGAGCAGCCGCGAGCGATCTTGAGGGTAGATGGAGTGAATCCGAGGTTATCGCTGCATCCCGATATCGGGAGCCAGGACGGACCTGCTAATGACTGTAtaggaagcaggagaagggtaaGCGAGCCTCTCACAATTGtgatatgaatatttgcagctgctggagagatAATAACTGGAGCGATTGCTGTGTACCTTATTTACAGGTGCCCGGGTATTTTACATCAAGTGTCTTTTATGCAAAGAatcttttatgttaagagtgttttatgttaagagtatttcattgtgtgtgtgtttctgagagtATTTTGTGTTAAGAGTatttgactctgtgtgtgtgtttctgagacaCAGCGCCGCTGTAAACTGAGTGAGAGTCCTGATTCGTAGCGCcggaaatgtttgcagaaatttgtatatgtgagttaagttgctgtggtgcttagtcaatttctttaatatcagaGTTCTGACTAATCTCTTGAAGGAGCCTATTTAACTCCCACGGGATGGTTGATAACTTTGGGCTGGGAACAACATCCGCAAGAACGCCTGCCCGAATCTAGATACCCAGGGGCAAtaccttgttttgtgtgtgggacTGTGGTACTTAATAGACAAGGTGGATGACATTTGGTGTGGATCCTTTTAAGTTGTAAGACCTGTAAAAAGGTGGTACTGTGTGTTTGGGAGATGAAGGGCTGAGtgaatcatgttttttttcaccctccGAAACCATTCGGAGTGGCAGAGGGACTGTGGAATGGCGTCACCACAGGACCCTATGGTACTTGCCCTTGAGTGAGAAAATAATAGTCTAAAGGTAAACTGAGGCGGTGTGGTTCGGCATGTAGTATTGGACAAAGGTACACTAGAGTAAATACTTGCCTAGCAACGGAATAAGATCTAACTGATTTGTTTAAGCCTCCCCCTCGACCACAGGAACAGGATGAGGACTCGGACAGACACTTCACTCCCCCAGACAGCCCTGTCTCCTCCCACACCAGGAGgaaacctgctccaacagctttACAAGCACCCCTTTGAGAGGCAGTAGGATCTGACGGTGGGACAATGCTAATAAAGGTACCTTTTTCTACTACTGATTTAGAGGCATGGAAAAGGGTTGCCAAAGATTACAGGAATGATCTGATAAGTGTAAACAGCATAACCCTGATTGGAATGACATACCATTATTATTAGATTACATGACTGAAATGGAGAAGCAGTTAATcttaaaaactgcaggagattTCGCTGAGGATCGCTATAAAACTACGGGAGGAGATATAAAGGAATACCTCCCCCTTCAAGATCCAAACTGGCAACCCAATAGATCTGCACACACGTGGAAAGGTTAAAGACATATCAGGAGTGGATCTCGAAGGGAATGGAGAGAGCCATTCCTAAAGCCGTAAATTGGTCAGCATTATATGCAATCAAACAAGGTCCCTCTGAGTCACCATCCGAATTCCTGGATCGATTAAGGGACGTAATGCACCACAATACAGTGCTGGATCCTGATTCAGAGGTAGGAATACAACAACTGGTATCTCTGTTCTGGGGAGTCTACCCTAGCGGATCCCCTGGTCACCATAAAGCTAGAGAAGATTTGAAACCTTCCCCAGCAGAACCCCTGATTATAATTGAGGTTGGGGAATGAGGAAATAACGTTTTAGTAAATACAGGAGCTacctattcagtgttaaatacatgtaGGAGTAATTTTCCATGATCGTAGTACGTCAGttgttggtgccacagggcaggaagaaactggaccgtttttccagcctttaaaatttggaattgggaaaagggtgttaacccatcaatttctctacataccagattgccccatgtCGCTGTTAGGATGAGctatgctaagtaaattgaatgcacaaattactttcacagaaggaaaaatccaaaaccatatccctgaaaataaagctttggatgctcaagtttttatattacagaaggaagccgagttccaggagataccagaagataccagaagatgctgtgacacctctcgtatgggcttcaggaacaccgggaTGATCCCAAGCGGCAGGAccggtaaccatccagtcaaaaccagacgcCAGACCAGTAAGATGAAAGAACAATAGATCTTCTCTTATAGCATTTCTCGGGATAGCCGGATGGTGTCACCTCCGGATAATGACTTTTGGACTCATTACCAAACCCTTACATGCAGCAATGCAGAGatgcatttacaaaattaaaacagactttaatgagtgctccagctctaggcctcccaaacttagaaaaaaaacttttgaacTATTAATAcgtgaaagactgcatattacCCTAAGAGTGTTGACTCAGAAACTaggatcatggaaaagacctgtgggataccttttaaaacaactaGACAATGTCAATAAGAGATGGCCAACATACCTCTGAGCAGTGGCAGTTACAATACTGCTGATAcaagaggcccgaaaattgTCGCTCGGGCAAaagctgtgtttgtgccccatgcagttacaactgttccAGAACacaaaggaggacactggctgtcaccgagccggatgctgaaatatcaagccgtccttctggaacaagatgatgtggagctgaaagtaaccaaCATTCggaatccagcaacctttctgactGCAGATCCTGGTAGGACAGAATTAACACATAATTGCTTACAGACGGTGGAACagacatactccagcagagcagaCTTGAAAAACGTGCCAATGGCCAACGCAGACTGGGACTTGTTTATGGATGGTAGTAGCTTTATGGGGGATGGAACACTGAAAGCAGGATACGCAGTGGTAACCACCgaggaaataattgaagctaAGGCTCTACCATCTAACACATCAGCTCAGAAGGCAGAACTCATAACCCTTCTGAGAGCATTAGAATTATcgaaagacaaaactgttaatatatGGACAGATTCAAAATTTACCTTTGGAGTAATCCATGCTCATGGAACCATTTGGAACCGTGACAAATGGGTATTGGTATCTTTTAATAAcgataaatactttttcaggctggccggaagctttcccctgtcgcaccaacaagacaagagaagtaacaaaatattgcttaagaaaataatactgagatttggggtacctatggAACCATCTTCAAATAGGAACGCTCACTTTGTAgcggaagctgttcaaaatttggctaaagtattagagataaaatggaatctccataccccatggagacctcaatcaaatggaaaaatagaaagtatgaatcaaaacctaaaaagacaaatgaataaaatcagattaaataaccaggtgaaggaaaaggttaatccttttaaaatcatttatggtaatctctctaggaaagattTTATCCTCTCCCCACAGGTACACCACTGTGAGCacatcaataccaacctggagaaaacaccagctgagacaacaattagaatcaaataagcattttgaaaaggTCTCAATGAtatagtaaaagaatttactaactttatagaaaaggggggattgataagggacataactcctttttcttttttttttacttgctatttcaTCTGCCtatgagctgtcctgggggttgaaaaattctttgcctgtgagcaaAGGGGAGTCTTTGCCTGTGTCCTAGGGGagttttccctcaaaaaaaggAGGGTTTTCCCTCAGGAAAAGGGGTATTTacctggggtttggggggtgtCCTCCAAAAACGAGgggttttcttcaaaaaaagggTTAATTACCTCACGGAGGGAATTGTCCATcaggaaaaaggctttttttacCCCAGAAAAGGTAAATTTTACCTGACAGAGGAGGGTTTTACCTCAAGACAGAGAATTTTAcctaaaaaagataaataattcaCCTCAGGGAGGGGGATTTTACCTCACAGGGTCGAGTTTTACCTCAAGAAAGGTAAACTTGCCCTCACAGGAGGAGGGTTTTACCTCAGGAAAGGGGATTTTTCACCTGAGAGAGGGggattttacctcagaaaataggattttacctgagaaaacaggatttttaccTTCAGAAAGGTCAATTTTACCTCATGGAAGAGGCTTTTACCTCAGGGAGGAGGGTTTTACCTCAGGAAAGAGGATTTTTCACCTCAGGGAGGGggattttacctcagaaaatgggattttatctcagaaaataggatttttacctcagaaaagaagattttacctcagaaaatacaattttaccTCCAAAAAAGGTCGATTTTATCTcataaaaaagactttttacctCAAGGGAAGACGCGGGTGGCGGGAAGACGCAGGGGGAGGGAGTCGCTCTGGGCCTCCCTCAGGGCCTCCCTCAGCAGAGAAGCCACCGCCGCCTCGCGCCCCCCGCCTACTGACAGCGCCCTCAGCCAATGGGATGCGCCGAAGTGCCCGCCCCCCGCTACCGCCAAAATCACCCCGATGCCTTTTAGCCTCCAAAGtttaataatagtaaaaaaaaattcataatacaataaaataatccccccccatccccgccGCCGCTACAAAGAGCCCGAGACTGTTAGTGTCGGTGTGGGGGGGGGaatggggttggggggggtgcagggggggctgggggaagaagaagaagaagaagactggggggactggggacacAAAGTGGGgatactgggagcactgggagtgGAGGAATGGGAGcaactgggagcaactgggaaGGTGTATGgtggggactggggacacttGTGGGGGGGGAACTGGGACTAACTGGAATGGGGGGACCTGGGCGCACTGGGGAGGGTGTCCTGTTGGATGGAGGGGAGCAACTGGGAGTAACTGGGAGTAACTGGTGGGCACTGGTGCAGGCTGCGGGTGCGCTGCCACGCCCTCATCCACCAGCACGTCTTCACCAACCTCATCCTCGTCTTCATCATCCTCAGCAGCGTCTCGCTGGCCGCCGAGGACCCCGTCCGTGCCCACTCCCCCCGCAACCACGTGGGGCTCcaactgggagcaactgggaggaactgggaggggGCGGTGCTTGGAGGGGGGCGGTGCTtggagggggcggggggcagggcTAACCTGCTCCATAGCCGTAATATGGGATCgactcggggggggggggggtcaggggggcaTGGGGGGTGACCCCATTTCTGCCCCCCCCTCAGATTTTGGGGTACTTCGATGAGGCCTTCACCTCCATCTTCACCGTGGAGATCCTGCtcaagggggggggggggattttggggtggggtccccagggtttggggggtccccagggtttggggggggggcaaggTTTGGGGGGGGATCCCAAGGGTTTGGAGGGGTCCccagggtctgggggggggattttggggggggggacaaggttgggggggggggtcccaaggGTTTGGGGGGAGGGTAAagtttggggggggtcccaaggGTTTGGGGGGGTTCTCAGGGTTTGAGAGGGGTCcccagggtttgggggggggattttggggggggttCCCAAGTGTTTGGGGGGGGCCcccagggtttgggggggtcccGCAGTTGGGCTCACCCCCCCCCCAGATGACGGCGTTTGGCGCCTTCCTGCACCGCGGCTCCTTCTGCCGCAACTGGTTCAACCTCCTGGACCTGCTGGTGG
This window contains:
- the LOC137677073 gene encoding LOW QUALITY PROTEIN: voltage-dependent L-type calcium channel subunit alpha-1F-like (The sequence of the model RefSeq protein was modified relative to this genomic sequence to represent the inferred CDS: substituted 1 base at 1 genomic stop codon), with the protein product EQVEYVFLIIFTVETFLKIIAYGLVLHPSAYIRNGWNLLDFVIVIVGLFSVILEQVSHKPGEAHHMSGKPGGFDVKALRAFRVLRPLHLVSGVPSLHIVLNSIMKAMVPLLQIGRMHKTCFFIGSNLQSEDDPSPCAFLGHGRACLQNNLSTSTRVSLTSPHTPLRGGFRMQDAMGHELPWIYFVSLVIFGSFFVLNLVLGVLSREFSKEREKAKACGDFQKQQEKQQLEEDLRGYMDWITQAEDVEGDDDDGEHEKHRLTAEELMGKRKLRLKWLRHASHSTDTHASLPGSETTSVNTETVGEEEAXPTACDRCLSLEQNRKDKIRGYGSSETWRLGASSRTWAAALPARGHVLYAPLILVEGDPRPPPVPPGACGPRDALPRGSADSLVEAVLISEELGLFTRDAKFVAVAKCEIADARDMTMDEMESATADLLTRHWRPPTTRPPPPQTTLYVYSDEEPLRPPAKEELADEMACEHRDDPKRQDRLRVRCHALIHQHVFTNLILVFIILSSVSLAAEDPVRAHSPRNHILGYFDEAFTSIFTVEILLKMTAFGAFLHRGSFCRNWFNLLDLLVVGVSLVSFGIHSSAISVVKILRVLRVLQPLRAINRAKGLKHVVQCVFIAICTIGNIMIVTTLLQFMFACIGVQLFKGKFYSCTDEGKHTAGECE